CAAACGACAAGATCATTTTGTTCAAGCGGTTCGCCATTAAAGAACTCTTCAAAGTCCACCGGAGGGTTGTAAACATCGAAAGCATTGAGAAAGTGTGCAGACCGTGGCTCGGAGTCGTGCTGCGCTGTGACGTGGACATCGTGTTTCGCCCAGTGCACGGCATTTGCTACGACAGGGCTGTCGCTGATCGTTAGATGGGAAGCACCAGCGCCTTTGTGGATCCTCCAGCCTCTGTACTCCCCGAAGTCGTTCTTTTCGTCTTGGTTGAGCACCACAAGCATAGTTTGATCATTAGCGTCCCAATTCAGACTGCTATTATCCTCTGATCGAACCATGGACCGTTCTAGTCGCATTGAATTCCGCTGCTCTCCTCCAGACCAGGAGTATGCCTTGACAGCCGGTGCCACCTTTGTGAGCTGAATAGTATTCGCCCGTCCAAGGACGTCAAAATCGGCTTTGAAATTGAAAATGTGATCGTGCATGGATCCCACGAGATGGTCATGAATCCGATAGCCATAATCCTCGTTGTGAGCAGAGTGCGCGGCAAAGATAGATCCAGACGCATGAACTTCAACCTCAACAGTGCCGTCCATGGAGAAGCTGTAAGTAAACACGAAATCATAATTGCCGACTGTGCTGCACCAGCGAATCTTCAGATGGCTGTTTCTGGTCACGGTCGTATATTGGGGAGCCGCATGCCGCTGAAGTGGCACATCAGCAGCTTGCTCAAATATGCATATGGAATTAGGCCTCGTGATCAAGTTGCCATATGTGAACATGGTCGTGTTCAGATAGGTGGCATGCGCTGGGCAATCGTAGTCGGCAATAAGTGGCGTAGCAGAACTGCCGACGCCGTTGGTCGAGTCTAATGCAGCAAAGTTGGCCTGGTAAGGGTCGTTCCCTAATTGTGTTCGTTAGCATCTTCTAACATCTGTCCTGATCAAGCATGTATACCAGCATAGTGAGCCAATGACTCTTGTAGACTCAGCTCATACAAGACTGTAGTATTCTTGTACCGAACGTCAAACAGTCCGAGCCCAGTCTCTGCGttgaagctcaagaagaaaGTGAATCCCATCCAAGAAAGCGAGCCTTGATCTTTATCATACAGGTATCGAGGCTCAATCGTGCTTGAACTAATAGGTGGTGGCAGATGTTCCATGGGTAAAGGCGCTCCTTGCTGATCTGTACTCGTCCAATTTCCGTCAAAATTCATACCCAGTCTCTCGAATTCAGGTGCGAAACATGCTTCTCGTAGTTCGTCGGCCGTTGGGTAGGATTTGTCGTCGTACACCCATTGCAGGATCTCCCAGTGTTCCGAGTTTCTGTTTGTAATGTCTGCTTGAAATGACAACGCTGATGGGAGGAGCGTTCCAGAGTCGAAGCCCGTGGAGCTTTTGGCTTTGAAATTGAACCAAGTCACCAGACGGCCGTCTTTCTCTTGTCCGTAGGGATTGCTTTGTATGATCTGCAGAGTATCGTTGCCACTCCCAGTCACCACGCCCCCCAGCAAGAACAATGTCACGTCAGCGACCGATCGCCCGATGCGATATTTCCATGCTTCGAGACTCGAGCCGATACCATAAAGGTCACGGACCTTCGCTCCTGTCTTTCGAGTTAAGGGATACTCCAGCGGAGTAATAATCGTTCTGTCTGATATAGGAAGGGGACCGACCAACAATTCGGCAAGATATGGCCCCTCAGCGTCTTGATACCCAAGAACCGCCCGAGCATAACGCGATGGTGCGGGACGGCCGTTTTGCAAGAAATCCAAAACGTCAGATTTGTTCGGATGTTGCAATGCGATAGAGAAACTGAGGAATCCTTATTCATTAGAACTCATGGCAATCCGAGTGTCGTGCTCATATTACTGACATGCCGTTCGACGAAACACTTGGTGGTCCTGATGTGTTCAATTCTGGATCTGGCTGCTCTCGCAACCAAGAAGCGATGCTTTGCAACTCCTCCGGGCTCAATGGATTCCAAAGATTTCGTGCAGGGTATTGGGTCGAGCGTTGAGCTTGAACCAGAGTAAGACAGCTCAAAGCATGGATAAAGTACCGCATGGTGACGATTGTACTGCCTAGGGAGAGTGAGAAAATGCAGAATTGGTCGAAATAGTTGACAGTATCAGGTACGCTTGCTCTGAAGGTGGTGGACTCACAGCCGTAATCTCATAGACTTTGGTAAAAGCTGGGGTCGCAGGCATGTGTCAGGCAGGGGAAGGTAGCATACGCTAAATTTTGTGACCGGACATTATGCTTCGTGATATTCACCCGAATCTGAATTGATACAAGTCCCAAGATGCCGACAATATCTTCGAATGGTGTGCCTGCCACCTGCACAACACAATTGGGCTTTCCAAGACTGTGACACGAGCCTACGTATGCAGAGGACCGCGAAGATCTGAATATCTAGATTGAACAGGCCGTGGACTGTGCCGTATACTGCGAGGAAGGCATTTTTCGAGCTGGTCAAGAGTTTGTGTCGGTCGTTCGAAGAAGGATCGATCAGCCTTCATTTGAGGTGAAATCAAGAAAGCGCCGGACGTGGGTGGATCTATTCCCCAAAATGGAGGCTCTCACCTTCATGTATCCGTTTGAGAGAGTACGAGAGCAACTTAAAAATCTCACTGGACTGGGCGCACATCTCGGAGAAATCGCAGGTTCAAGATCATTCTGAAGCTCATTGCCTAACCTCGGCATTGAGCGTCGAGCCTCCTTTGCCAGGATTTACATAATCGGCGCAATGTTGAACATGGAATTTTGCTGCAAGTTGCGCTGATTGACGTGAGACCAGTCTTGAGATTGCAGCGCAGTCGTGATCAGTGAGCCTCGCTAGGACACTGAGGATAAGAAGTCGGCTCTTGAAAGTTGAGTGAAACACCTTGAGCAGTCAATAATTAATCTTCCCATAGATGGTGTTTTCCTGGAAATCCTTACAGCCTCGCGCTGTGTGGATAATGCATCTCAAATGCGAGAGATATCCATTCTGAAGGTCAGATCAACGCTAGTGGAGTCTCTGCCCGTCACGACTGCTCCAGAAGGGATTTTGCGTTGCTGGTTCGGAATATACCAAGAGAAACGTAGCGGAAGATGAAGTgatggacaagaagacgGTGGTCGCGCGAAGCCTTTGTGCTCGAGTGGACCTCAGGCTGACGCATGCCCTACCCCTTTAGGCAGCGACGTTCGTGAccagagaaggagagagagACATGCCAAAGAGCGGGACTGACTCGATGAATGTACAACATCATGTGCTTCACGATGTGACGATGACGCTGCCGCGGAAGCCTCCCTCTTTTCCACCGACTGTGCGCCGACGTAAGCTCGACAGAACACCGTTTGCCCCTGCCAAAGTCGACAGCGCGCTGCAGGTGAATCAATGTGTTTGTCGCGGCGTTGAGATTCACTCAAGACCCCTCCTGTCTTGGCGACTTTCTTGACTGCAGGCAGAGCGCCACGACAGACTTACTTCCTTCTCGCTCACTCTGCTTCTTTCATCGCACCGCCTCACCATCGACCAGCCTTCACTCAGTCTGCAAGCCCAATGGCTGCCCGTCGCCGCAAGCACAAGACCAACAGCGGCAGCGCGCCTGTAAAGCGCCGCGCTCGCGGTCGAAAATCCACCTCTGCCAACAAACAGGCTTCGAACACCGCCGACTCGACGACAAGCACGGTCGATCAACCCGAAGAGAAAGCGTTTCGATTCCTGGACCTCCCAACGGAGATCAGACTTCTCGTGTACGAGCACCTGCTGGTTGCGAATACATCGTTGAAGCTGCGGCCCCCAACCAAAGTTTGGAAAAATGTCTCGGGCGGGAAGTACGATCTGCATCCCAGTATCATCGCTACTTGCCAACTTGTTTACCTCGAAGCGGTTCCCATCCTGTACGGCTGTAATGAGTTCGAAATGACGGATATTTTCGATATCTTGGGGCTCTCACCCCTCTTAAACCGCTACAGAGAACACGCCAGTCGCGTTACTGCGATCCACGTCGACTATGATGTCGGCAAGTGGAGTATTAGGGAGATTCTCTCGCTACTGAAGGGGTGCAAAGCTTTATCAAAACTCACGATCGGCCGAGCCGTGTGGTCATATTACGAAGACGCCCAAGCATTTGCCAAAGCCTTTGGCCCGTTGGCCCGTATGCTCCACAAGAATCAGCAAAAGAAGCAGGATGTGAAGCCTCGCGACGTCCTCGATGGGCTGCACTTGTAAGGATGGACTTTTCTGAGAACCGGCACCAAAGAGTCGCCTACGCTCAGGGACGTTGACGACAGAGAAACAGCCGATTTTGCAGACAAAGTGAAGACTCTGCTCCGCTCAACTTTCAAGTGATTGGCGGCTAAATAGAGACACTCTCATACACATAATCTGAGCGAAGAAGGTCAGCTGCGTCTCCGTATCCGAACTGTAGAGAGTTTGTAGTCCTGTGCAAAGGCTAACTCGCTGGCAGAGGAAACACTATGCAGGTATGCGACGGTAAATATGACACACTGCCAGTGGAACCTCGTAATGGCGAACGATTGAGTGCGATCAATGTACAAGAACGAGAAGGGGACGGGCGTTGAAGAGAAAGTTGGCTACAGGGACATGGAAAAACGAACCACCTCTCTGGCGAGCAATTGCATTGTGTCGATGGCATGCAAGCCAGCCAGGGACTTGCTCAACATCAGCAGTAAGAGCGATACCACAAAGCGAACAGAGCTgcgtcttggtcttctttaCACAGTTCGGGGATTGTACGCTTTCAATAGGTCAACACTCATTCTTCATCATTATGAACGACGCAAATTGTGCCAGGAATTGTTGCTCTATCCACAGATTTTGGACGCTTCCTCTTTCCCAGAGCTTCACTAACCATCCACTCCTCAACTTGCGCTTCGACTTCTGAGCGCAGATGGAATCCCCCAGTCCCCTTTCCTCTTGGGCTACACTTCTAGACTTTTGACCTCCTCCCGTCACTACTCCTCACTCTCACCAAAATCGACGCTGAAAAACAACTGCAACGACCCAGCATCCTCTACGGGTCCTCGTATATTTAATGTACGAACGTAGCCAGTTGCTTCACCGGCCATACGATGCAAGCCACTGCTGTATGCAGTTGCACTCCAGGACCAACATATACGCAGAATCGACAATCAACTCAGAAACTGGAAGAATCACAAATGCTCGCATTACAGTAAAAACTAATTGTTGCTCGCTTGAAGAACTTAACAAATGCTGCTTCAACTCAATCAAATCGCATCGCACGCGCATCGCACTCGCATCGTCTGTCGCTATGTATCCAAACgcaaaaagagaagaaaaacATAACAAGCACAAATCCATCATCACTCGCATCATTGCCATCGTGTAAATTTTCCCTCATTGTTTCTCAAGCTCGTATCACCACCTGTTCTGTAAGTCCTGCCTGCCTATATGTCTCTTGTGTCATCCTGCGCCGACCAGACCCCAAGTTCGTAATGTCGTATCGCATCTTTCGACAAGTCGTTGTCTTGATCACTTGAACTCGCCCGGCACGTGCAGTTTGCTGATACTCAAGTTCGTATCATGCCGGATCACACGTGGAAAGAGCTGACCCGTTTCGTGCGCGCCCTGAGCTTCGTTGCCGCTCAGAGGAGGACTGGCCGGACCACTGAGAGAATCGGTCGTGAGCTCTGAGGCGATGGCGGAAGCTGTAGGCAGGGGAGCAGACTTCTCGGTGGACCCGGCAGCGGCAGGACTGGCGGCAGGTACAACCGCAGGGACGACCTCGGCATGCAGCGGGGTCGTGGATTCGAGGGTCGGTTGAGTTGGGTTGGGAATAGCTGTGGGAGAGACAGCAGCAGGTGGCGATGAAGGAGGCGAGATGGGTTCGTTGCCTAAAGCAATAGCGGCGATACTATTACCGATGGGCGAGGCACGAACAGATCGTTCGCGCGAGATAGTGCTCACGTTGCTAGGAGTGTGAGACAAATGCACCTGGTCCGGAGTTGTGTCGATAGGCGACACGTTCTTGTCTTCGATGCTGGGAACAACAGAATCCTGCTGGCGGCGTCGATATGCTTCTGCACCCACAACCCCAGCTCCAACACCTGCAACACCGGCTGCGGCGGGAGCGATGAAGGTGCTCGGCTCGCTGTTGGACTGAGCCAGCGGAACTTGTGACCCAGACTGAGCAGAGGAAGCCGCCGGCTCATTGCCTAAAAAAGGCTGTTTGAGCTTTTCATCGCTGAGTGGTGCTGCCAAAGGCGTTACGGGAGCCTGATGCTGAGACGCTGGCAGCTGCTGAGTGCCTGAAAGTGCATACGTCTGAGTCTGCAGGGGCTGCTGAGCTGGCACTGGCTGGGCGGGTGCGACTGGCGATTGCTGGACTGGAACTGGCTGCGCAGGAGCGACTTGCGACTGCTGCAAAATGGCATTCTCCTTGTCTTGCTGCTGACGACTGTATGCTGCAGCGCCGactgcaccagcaccaacgcCCGCTGTGGCAGCAACAAGCTCGTCCTGATGCGGCGGGGTATATGCGCGACTGACAAAAGGCTCTTCATGAGCAGTTCCGGCATCAACATTGTCCATGCGATACGGGTCTTTACCACCGTAATCATAGCTTGGGCCACGGAAATGGTTTTGGGAGGAGCCAGGCACGGCGCCAGCTGCGGCAATGATATtcgcatcatcgtcatccgtGTCATCGTCGACGGCGCCATCAGCGGCTGGAGTGTAAGCGCCGGCCTTTCGAATAACCATATCAGACGGGAACCGACCGCCTAAGGTCATCAGTGACTGCAATACCAAATGCGATTGTGAGAACGAGGCAAGACAAACGCAAGGTATTCAGGGATACGCACTCACTCACCTGGCTGTGGTCTCTTTGGTCTGTCGTCCACAACGGGATGTTGCTCGGCCAAGCTGGTAACATCGGCCGAATAAGGCGCCTGATcagcttcatcatcttcgaggcCATCGCTGCTCACGGTGCCTTTGTCGCTAGTGCCAGACACGCTCCTAGCATGTTTGCGCACAAAGGCTTGACGCTGCTCGCCGGTGCCCTCAGTGAGCATTCGAATGTCCTGGAACCAGGCCATCATGGTATCGTAGCTCTCAGCGCGGAAGACCCAGTTGTGCCCCTTGTGCATGCCGCCAGACTGCTTCCCCTTGAGCATGAACTTGTGACTGGAAGAACCACGTTCCGAGTGCGACCCAAGCTTCTGGTCGAACAAGTACAGCGACATGACTGGCGGCTGCGAGTAGATCTTATCCGCCGATTTGAACTCGTGGAGGTGCGTTGGCGACAGCACGTACCAGCCCGGTGTGTAGGACTTGAGATATTTGCTCTTGCGTTCCAGCATGCCGGCACGGATCTCGCTGGCTGCGGGTGCGTGCTTGCCTGGGTACTCAATGTCCTCGATGCGGCGGAGAGGCAAGCTGGGGTCGACGAAGTGAGGATCGTGAGTAACGAATTGATACCATTCCTGGTCCTTTGGCATGGAGATCGGGCCACCTCGGAGGCTCTCAACAGCACTGTATGCGTCATCGGCCTCGCGTTTGAGAATGCCCGCGAGTGCATTGTAAGCCTTTTGGATTTCGCCAACGACGATGGACTCGAGCTCACGTCCCGAGCTTTCGAGATTGAGATATGCCTGTAGCAGATTAGTATAGCTTCCCAGCAAGACCTCTGCCTGAGCTCACCCTGTGCAAGTAATTCTCCTCGTCGACCTGTCTCTCAATCTGCCTGTCGACTCCGAGACGGACCACGTATGGATCGTTCTTGCCAATTGCGTTGCCGTCCTCATGCGCAGCGTGTTGGAGCGCCTCCTGCAGCTTCTCAACCTCTTGTCTGGTagcagccttctccttctcgacggAATTCTTAAAATCGCCGCTCAGGCTCTTGATCTCTTTGATCTTCTGCCCCAAATCACTTCGCAGACCAGTCAACGCGCCAATTACATCATTCTCGATTTCTCTCGATTTCGCTGCTTCGGCGATCGATCGCTTGTGGTAGCCGTCAAGGATGCGAGTTGCTTCGCTAAGACCATCGTTGCTCATGAACACTGCAGGGTGAGTAATGTTAGAAATGGTATTCTGCACCTTGTGCAATGCTTTGCCGCGAGCTTCATAGGAGTTTTGGATTTCGCGAAAGTAGGCGATCAGCGACTTCAGTAACTGTCTCCACGCCTGGAAGCGATTGGCGAGCACTTCGGTCGGTGTTCCAGTGGTCGGCACGGGCGTGAAAGCATAGCTGTGGAAGTCCTCGCTGTCGGCGTCGACGACACCCTTGATGCTGCCGGCTCTCAAGctcctcttgctgctgctacgTCGCAGACTGCCGCTCCTCTTcacgctgctcttcttcttcagtgTGTTGCTGCGACTGACTCCACCGGTGCCTGAAGTGCTGGCGCGCGAGACCGATCGCTGGGGGCCGTCGATTATGGAGGAGCCTCGCTGGCTCGCGTCGAAGTCCTCGTGGAAGACGCCGCCGCGCTCGACGGACTGAGCCAATGGCGAGCTCATGGCGGGATTGCCTGAGGTCGCGAAGTCGGTCTGCGAGGTGCCGTAGCCTCGCGCGGCGTGAGAATCGCTCAGCGGAGGGATGGAGGAGTAGCTGTTCGACATGGCCGTGGCTGGGTTGTGTTCCCAGGTATGATGCTTGTTCGCCCCAGATTCCGTGCCGCAGGTGATGTACAGTGGCAGCTCCCCGGAACGGCGGCGGAGGGGGGAAAGAGGTCTGCAGAAGCGCAGAATCTGCGTCGACGGGTCGAAGCAGTGCAGGCGGGCGGCGTCAGACAATTGCGTGGTATGTATGTTGAGGTGCTGCCTCTTCGTGTCTCTCTCGTTGCGCGGAACTCGGCCACAAGCCACACGCTGCCGCTAGTTCTACGTCACCACACACGTTCGCGGTGCATCCGGTGAAAGCTTGTCCCAAGCAATTTCACAAGAACTCTCGCCAACCTCCACGCAGCCTGCTCGTACAGCCGTCGAATACGAATGGCGGTGATGATGGAGGAAGCGTCGAATGGTGAGTAGTCAGTCGTCCTCGAGGCCGCAATCACACACCTCCTGAGCGTGGACTCGTCGATCCACAGGAGAGACAGAAACACCAGAATCCCTCTCGCCCCAAACCGATGAAATGAACGCGTCCGAGCGCAAGTTCATCACCGACGTCAGCTCGCAGCGCAGAAGCCGAGAAGTGGCAGTGGCTAAACTCTCCCGCCAAGCTCTCGACAGCAGTCACACGAACAAACATCTGCCAACTGTCCGTCATCACCTTATTCTTGTTTGCATAACCATTCCGCGGGAGCCGAACTTGTGCAGCAGTACTGATGACTCGTCACCATTCGACACCTtcacgatgacgacgacagaAGATTGGCAGCAGAGCGAGATGAACAGCAGCTCCCCTGCTCGTTTCGCTACGGTATCTGCTGAGCCACAATTGGGCCCAGGCGCTAAAGCATCCCAGCGATCATCCTAATTACCGGATCGGAAAGGTTGgcctgtcgctgctgtcaacATGTGACATGCCGTGTGGCTCACCCGTGCGACttcagcagcaagcacaagcacGTCTTGCAACATGAAACCCGAGTCGGGAACGGGTGGGGAGGCATttcgagagcgagagctCCATTGGCACTATCGAAACTGTAATCGAGACACCTCACCTGCCAGTATGATGACGGCTCTACGGTATGATCGTACACGTGCAGGCTGTCAGTCAAGCTCCAGTTCTTCACCACCCCCTCCCTCCCGATCTAGCCCCGCGACAACCGGGTTGGAGCATTTCCTGAACTTGTTGTCTCTCAACCACGTCTTCACAGAAACCTGGAAACGTTCGAGCACGAGAGAATGAAATCTGGGAATGCTGCACTCGAGAAGCATGTCTCGACCCAAGTTCCAGGTTCAAGccttgccttcttcctcaccaGTTTCTGGCGCAACAAGAAGTTTGGTACAGCTGCATTAGTGGGCAATGCCATCCTCGTATTCGTGCACATGCCCCTCGGTCATAGACAAGGACGAAGGTAGAATGGTCGAACTGGGGACAGAGGAAACATACTCATTCCGTAGTATTGAGATGAAATGAAATGAAATGTTGATCTGAGCAGCGCTTTGCCTTGCTTTGCTCTGCCTTGACTGTGATTACTGTTGTTACACTTTTCGCAAAGTAGTCCCTCGAGAGATGAGACTTTGCTCCCCCACTCCCGTTTTGATGTATGCCATGCAATGAAACGCTCAGAACGCTGCAAAATGCCTTCAAAAAGTCGCCCCTCACCTCCGTTTTATTCTGGATTGATCAATCCATGCTTcgcttcgcgctcttcttctttctttctattcGCTGCCACGGCCAACTTCTTCCCAACCTCATAGCTGGAGATCATGATAGCACAAGCAGGTGCAACCTTCATGGTTCGAGCGGCCCAGCCCTTGAAGAGTCCAGACCAGCCTTCGGTGCGGTAGATATGGTAGAGAAATTTGGGCATCGCTTTGCCTTCTGGTAAGGATGCACGCTTCTCAGCAGACATGCTCGAGTCCATGACAGTCTGCTGCCGTGTCTTGCCGACATCGAATGGCGTCGTGACGAATGCTGCAATCGCACCAGATCCAGCTCCAGCCAAGAATGAATCGTAGAGGAGTTGAGTGCTCGATAGCTGGGCGTTCGATGATGGTCCGGTCAGTGGAGTGTTGATTGCCCGGCTCTCATCCAGCTTCTTTCGGCCCCATTCATAGCCCCACCAGTAAAATGCTGAAAAGGGCACATCTCTCCAGAAGGTCAAAGTGATGCCTCGCCAGAGGGTATGCACTCCTTGGTCCCGCACCATATCGGAGAGTCCGCCAATTGTTGCCCGCATCACGCCTCTTCCGCCTGTTCCCTCTGACTGTACTGCCTGCATTCGTGTCCGCAACATTTCGATTGGACTGACCACGCCTGCCGCAAGTACACGGGCAATCGCTCCATCCACCAGCGGCGCCATGTCCTCGCTCACTCTGCTCTTCATCGGACTATTCGGATTCCATCGTAACCAATCGTATCCTGCGAAGTATATGACATTGGCAGGGATCGCCATGGCGAGTGTCGGACTCAGTCCTCGCCATAATGTGGAGATACCCTCATTCCTCGCAATCTTTCGGAGTCCATCGAATGTGGAATTAATCGTCCTCTTTTGagtctctgctgcagcacagTCAGAGATCACTGGTTCTACGACGGCGGCTTGGGACGGTGCCGCAACGCAGAATTGTGATTGATTTTGCACCCAGAACACCTCCCGACAACACGCCGTCACGCCGAGGTTGGGAGGAAGCTGCAGGAAGGAGGGAAGTTTCGCGGTGGGAGACGGACTTTTCTGTGCTTGCAGTCGTACGCGGACCACATCGAGCGGTGTGACTGTGATCTAAGTTAGCTTCAATCACCAACAGTCTGGCAAGAGATGTGCATACCAACTAAGGAGGTCATTACAGAGCCGACGACTGCAGACATCAGCTTTTGCGACAGGGAGCTTTCTGGATCTGCCGTACGCAGCGCCGGTGAGGGCGGTGTCCGCTGTGGTGTCGCATCATCGCCTATTCGGTCGTGCCGTTGGCCTTGTGTGTGtgtcctcgccgccatcgtGTTCGTGTGTGCTCGTGTTCGTCGGTACTCGCGTGTGCTGTTGTCGCTCAATCGCGTCGCAATGCGCGGCGCTGGAAAATTGTCGCCACCACTACTTCTCCAAAGAGAAGATGTCCTTCACCCAATGTTTATCTCTCCTCCCAAACCCCTTTGTCCCCGGCTGCAGTCCCGCGACACAAGAATGTCGTCAGGGCGATGGCGGTGATCGATGGCGGACAATGATGATTCCATGACCTTCTTAACCTTCCCGCCCTGTGCATGCTTCTGTCCGATCGCGGAGATAGGCGACCTCTTCCGTCGATAGCCGTCGCGCCACTTTCTCGGTGACTCGTTTTGGAATGCCTCAGGAACAAAACAACCACACCTTCCGTCATCACCTCCGACTTCACTCCCATCATTCCCTAAGAACACCGACACGATGAGCACCAATGACAGGACTCTCAGCAACGATGCCGCTCCGGAAACGGAGGCTGAGTTGGAGGCATTTCGACAGCAATGGCGGGAAGAAGTGTCAGCTAGGAACAAGCAGTCCAAGGCGGGACCTTCGAGGCCCAATCCGGTAGACACAACCAAGTCGAAGCAGACTCCAGCCGGACCGTCGCAACCAGTTGCGTCTGGGTCAGCTCTTCGCAACGAACGCTTTCACGAAGAGACTGCGCCCAAGGCGTACCATGATCTACCGGACAAGGAGGAGCAGCTGAGATTAGGTGAGGAAGGCCAGGAGCTTAGTAGGAACGTCGTCGCAGAACCAACGTCAGCACTCGAGCACTATGAGAGAGCAGTAGAGAAAGAGACTCAAGGCCATCTGAGCGAGAGCATGAGACACTACAGGAAAGCATTCAAAGTCCGACTTCTCCCATTTCCACTTTCATGTCCACATATACTGAGGTAAGTCGCAGCTCGACGATGGCGTGCACGAAGCCTACAAACGGAAGCATTTCCCTGCGTCGTCCTTCCAAAAGCCCAAGCCAGCAAATCCCAACCCTTCAAATGCATCCTCCACAGTGCCACGCACCGATCATCACTCCCTGCATGGCAGTGCTGTCGGCGAAGGACTTCCAGCCACACTCAAGCAGATGGTGGAACAGTTCTCGGCTATGCGCATCGAGCCGCCAGAACCCGAAACAAGCCTTTCGCCGAATGAGAGATGCCCCCTCGCCGAGTTGCCAGAGGAGCTGCTTACGCATATTCTCATGGACCTGGCTATCGATGACGTTGCTTCTTTCGCTCGACTTGCACAAGTCTGCAAGAGGCTGGCTTACTTGGTGTTGACAGAAGACTCGATCTGGAGGCAAGTGGCTATGAGTTCAAAGTATGGCTTCCCATCGATGCATTACGATTTCCCTGTTGAGATCGACGGCTCACCTGTGGACCAAAACGAGCAACTCGCCAAATACATGGCGTCGAACGCTGAAGATGCAGACGAGGAGATTCCAATGCCACCGACTCCTGAAGAACGCGCAGTCGCCTTCTCTGCGCTCACCGATAGTTTGCTCGTATCGCACTACTCCTCCTCCTGGCGCCAGATGTTCAGATCGCGTCCGCGAATACGCTTCA
This genomic interval from Cercospora beticola chromosome 7, complete sequence contains the following:
- a CDS encoding uncharacterized protein (antiSMASH:Cluster_1), translating into MRYFIHALSCLTLVQAQRSTQYPARNLWNPLSPEELQSIASWLREQPDPELNTSGPPSVSSNGIFSIALQHPNKSDVLDFLQNGRPAPSRYARAVLGYQDAEGPYLAELLVGPLPISDRTIITPLEYPLTRKTGAKVRDLYGIGSSLEAWKYRIGRSVADVTLFLLGGVVTGSGNDTLQIIQSNPYGQEKDGRLVTWFNFKAKSSTGFDSGTLLPSALSFQADITNRNSEHWEILQWVYDDKSYPTADELREACFAPEFERLGMNFDGNWTSTDQQGAPLPMEHLPPPISSSTIEPRYLYDKDQGSLSWMGFTFFLSFNAETGLGLFDVRYKNTTVLYELSLQESLAHYAGNDPYQANFAALDSTNGVGSSATPLIADYDCPAHATYLNTTMFTYGNLITRPNSICIFEQAADVPLQRHAAPQYTTVTRNSHLKIRWCSTVGNYDFVFTYSFSMDGTVEVEVHASGSIFAAHSAHNEDYGYRIHDHLVGSMHDHIFNFKADFDVLGRANTIQLTKVAPAVKAYSWSGGEQRNSMRLERSMVRSEDNSSLNWDANDQTMLVVLNQDEKNDFGEYRGWRIHKGAGASHLTISDSPVVANAVHWAKHDVHVTAQHDSEPRSAHFLNAFDVYNPPVDFEEFFNGEPLEQNDLVVWFNLGMHHIPTTSDLPNTLTSVGRSSIKFLPHDLFSAGQSRQTINRIRVNYDGDRVSGIETFGQPESEPAACQNGESAAV
- a CDS encoding uncharacterized protein (antiSMASH:Cluster_1), whose product is MAARRRKHKTNSGSAPVKRRARGRKSTSANKQASNTADSTTSTVDQPEEKAFRFLDLPTEIRLLVYEHLLVANTSLKLRPPTKVWKNVSGGKYDLHPSIIATCQLVYLEAVPILYGCNEFEMTDIFDILGLSPLLNRYREHASRVTAIHVDYDVGKWSIREILSLLKGCKALSKLTIGRAVWSYYEDAQAFAKAFGPLARMLHKNQQKKQDVKPRDVLDGLHL
- a CDS encoding uncharacterized protein (antiSMASH:Cluster_1) encodes the protein MSNSYSSIPPLSDSHAARGYGTSQTDFATSGNPAMSSPLAQSVERGGVFHEDFDASQRGSSIIDGPQRSVSRASTSGTGGVSRSNTLKKKSSVKRSGSLRRSSSKRSLRAGSIKGVVDADSEDFHSYAFTPVPTTGTPTEVLANRFQAWRQLLKSLIAYFREIQNSYEARGKALHKVQNTISNITHPAVFMSNDGLSEATRILDGYHKRSIAEAAKSREIENDVIGALTGLRSDLGQKIKEIKSLSGDFKNSVEKEKAATRQEVEKLQEALQHAAHEDGNAIGKNDPYVVRLGVDRQIERQVDEENYLHRAYLNLESSGRELESIVVGEIQKAYNALAGILKREADDAYSAVESLRGGPISMPKDQEWYQFVTHDPHFVDPSLPLRRIEDIEYPGKHAPAASEIRAGMLERKSKYLKSYTPGWYVLSPTHLHEFKSADKIYSQPPVMSLYLFDQKLGSHSERGSSSHKFMLKGKQSGGMHKGHNWVFRAESYDTMMAWFQDIRMLTEGTGEQRQAFVRKHARSVSGTSDKGTVSSDGLEDDEADQAPYSADVTSLAEQHPVVDDRPKRPQPGGRFPSDMVIRKAGAYTPAADGAVDDDTDDDDANIIAAAGAVPGSSQNHFRGPSYDYGGKDPYRMDNVDAGTAHEEPFVSRAYTPPHQDELVAATAGVGAGAVGAAAYSRQQQDKENAILQQSQVAPAQPVPVQQSPVAPAQPVPAQQPLQTQTYALSGTQQLPASQHQAPVTPLAAPLSDEKLKQPFLGNEPAASSAQSGSQVPLAQSNSEPSTFIAPAAAGVAGVGAGVVGAEAYRRRQQDSVVPSIEDKNVSPIDTTPDQVHLSHTPSNVSTISRERSVRASPIGNSIAAIALGNEPISPPSSPPAAVSPTAIPNPTQPTLESTTPLHAEVVPAVVPAASPAAAGSTEKSAPLPTASAIASELTTDSLSGPASPPLSGNEAQGAHETGQLFPRVIRHDTNLSISKLHVPGEFK
- a CDS encoding uncharacterized protein (antiSMASH:Cluster_1~BUSCO:EOG09262JAT) codes for the protein MAARTHTQGQRHDRIGDDATPQRTPPSPALRTADPESSLSQKLMSAVVGSVMTSLVVTPLDVVRVRLQAQKSPSPTAKLPSFLQLPPNLGVTACCREVFWVQNQSQFCVAAPSQAAVVEPVISDCAAAETQKRTINSTFDGLRKIARNEGISTLWRGLSPTLAMAIPANVIYFAGYDWLRWNPNSPMKSRVSEDMAPLVDGAIARVLAAGVVSPIEMLRTRMQAVQSEGTGGRGVMRATIGGLSDMVRDQGVHTLWRGITLTFWRDVPFSAFYWWGYEWGRKKLDESRAINTPLTGPSSNAQLSSTQLLYDSFLAGAGSGAIAAFVTTPFDVGKTRQQTVMDSSMSAEKRASLPEGKAMPKFLYHIYRTEGWSGLFKGWAARTMKVAPACAIMISSYEVGKKLAVAANRKKEEEREAKHGLINPE